Part of the Prunus dulcis chromosome 8, ALMONDv2, whole genome shotgun sequence genome is shown below.
TAAAGATTACAATCTGGTTTGGTTAAGTTAActgactatatatatattataaataaataaaaacaacttctgttttttgtttttgtttgtttgtttgttaaaaaataatatatggtTTAATGGGTTGTCCTGTTAAAGGAAAGCTTGGAGGCAATAATTTAAACTTTTGGAAAAACAATAATCCCAAATGTAAGAACCATTCATCCGCTAAATAGCttgcaaaaatataattaaaatgggaaaaccaaaaacaaatacacTAGTAATAAGTTTATGTATCTACTAAAACTTAATTACATGGAGGCAATCTAATGGATCACTAAtgattttttaatcaaaacaacctagttatatataattactgaaaaaaataatatcattTTTCACCGCCCGAGAAGCGAGCAAAGGTCCTTCAACAAGTTAAACATGTTCACAAGGTGTCACCAAAGCACAAAACGGTCCATAAGCAAACGAACTGTGGCCTCTGAAAGCGTAGAGGAATCCAAGTCCCTCTGAATCTGAGCCATTCTGCTGCTCTCTTTTCTCGCTTCTTTCAACACTTGCTGTTGTTCTTCAACCTCATCATCACCTTCTCCTTGTTTTCCCTTTGATGAAAACACCAGTCGCTTCTTAGCCCCTACCTTGTCTTTCAGCTTTGCCAACTCGCTCATCCAAACCTCCACCACTGCAGACATGCTTGAACttgaaaacatgaaaactgGCTTGGTCTTGACTCTTTGAGTTTGATCAAGGATGATGAGGAGAGCTGGCTATTATGCTTGTTGGGTTAtatagaagagagagagagaaagagggccATGCCCTTCATGTGGTTTGGATTGGATGAGAAATCAGTGTGTCACAGACAGCCGTTGGTTATGGGCTCGCACACAGGATTTAGTTTTAGGAATAttccagagagagagagagagtagaaaGTGGGGTATGAGTTTTGTTGAGTGAATGAAAAGCTTCCCCGTGGGCGCACGGAACTCTCTTCTTTAGATTGTGGGCGACTTGGCATATTACTATTCATCAATAGTATCCATTGCAtcttagtttttcttttgtcttatTCCAACATTGCAAATCTAGCTTCCGGGTCAACCacctcttcatcatcatcttcagtaAAAGTAGCCATCTTCATTATCTTCACAGCTGAAGTAGTCATGTTCCGAGTCTTGCTCATCTTCACATAGATCAATACAATTATCTCCATCAAACCTCTCATTAACATCTTCCAAGTCATCGGATTCAGACTCACCATCTTCCGGAAATATAGACAGGTCTTCATCATCCTGTGTCATTACCAGGTGGACCCCGAAGCTTTTACAACGCAGCGAATCTAGTGTCAAATTCAGAAAATTAACTCGACACACAAAAGGCGACTGCAGCCAGGTAATCTGATCATCCCGGTAAGACATTTCTCTGAATCGAATATAGCACAGCCACACATGACCTGACCCTATAACATGACCTGACCCTATCTTTCTGAAAATGTCATCGAACTGAATAAAATGAGGCAGCATTCCTGGTTGATTGACGGAAATTTTTGTTCGAAAATGATCGTAAACTAGTCTTTTATTTTGCAGGTATTCAACATCAGCGTATAGAGCCAAGCCTTGGTTCTGGCATTTGAAGTTTGGAGGGATTTCAATCAAAAATTCACATGCTTCATCACACTCCTTCACATCCTTACGACAGCTGAACAACGTCGAGAGAGCTTCAAAACTTGCTGGAAATACAACCTGAAATCCAAGTTTCTGTGAAGACAGAAGGTGATCAAAGAAGAGTGTGATCTGCTCCTTTGCTAAAATGTTTTGCTTCTTTGTGAGGTCACGAGCCAGATTGCCGCAGAGTCTCTGGCAATTACACAAGTCCACCAACTCAatcatttgcatgtctttttTACCTTTCAGAATGTTGGACAATGATGAAAACCTTTCCAATGATACGCAATCACTCGCCTCTAACTTTACTATTTTTGGTGGAAGTTCCGGAATATCTCGAAGCCTCTTGCAGCCATGCAAGAAAAGCTCCCGCAAATTGACAAATTTCGTAATGCATTCGGGAATACTTACAAGGAAATCACATAGTGTTAGATCAAGTACGCACAATGTAGACACATAATCTTCAGACTCCACTTTATTTGGAAATGTAACAAGCTTTCCACTTCCTCGGAGATCAATTTCATTTAGATGTTCCAACTCATAAATGCTGGGTGGCAGATTCGTAAGATTTTCACAACTCCTTAGGTCTAAAAATTCAAGACTTATGAGATATGCAATTGACGCAGGCAATTCTTTGACGCCACTACCAGATAGAAACATGCAACGTAAGGAATCCATCTTTCCCCCAATTTCAGGGAAAGTCTCCAGTCTTCTGCAATCTTCAAGATTGAGAACTTGTAGAGATTTTGACTTGATTATTGGAAATAGTGTGAGGTTATGGCATCTCACAAGACTCAAGTCAACAAGCTTATCATGAAATCCAACAGAAGGATGAACCTCAACTAAACTCGTGCAGTCGTCTAGATTCAAGGACTGTAAGTTTGGAATTCCAGAGAtatttggggtttttgttAGGAATTCACAGCTCACAAAATTCATGGACCTCAAATTTTGCAAACGCTATATAagacaaaaatagaaaagaaaaagaaggatcAAACGATAAGGCATAAACAAGTGCAAGCCATAACTCCAAAAACTTAATAAACTTTTGAAAATAAGAAGggatgaaaataatttaaattacctTGAATCCCTCCCCAAGTTGTGACAAGCGGCTACAAGGCATATAAAGTTCAACAAGTTTCCTTGGATTGAAAGTAGATGGTAAAGTTTGTAGAGGACAATCAGGCCAATGAAGAAACCTCAACTCATTAGATAGATAATCCACGTGATCACCATAAAATCGTGCATTCACATTGATGAAAAGTAGAaggtttttcatctttgagaaGCTGTCACCACTCAAGCATATGTCATCTGGTGTCGGAAACTTTGCTATGATGCCTTTAATATTGTTTGTTCCCTATTATCAAAAAGCAGTAGTGTTAACATACAAAGCTCTTTAGCAAATAAAAATGCAAGTGTACacatcacacacacacagactTACTGTTCCTTCTGTTAGAACACGACAAACATCCTCGTGAAACCACAATCTGCTACGTTCACCAGGCTCATTTGGCGACTCTTGATAAACTAATCCTCTACCCAATTCTTCAAGCAAGTCATGCATCCCAATTATGTCTTGTTCAATATTTATGAGGGCCTTGTCTACGAGTACTTTAATAGCATACTCAGGCTTGAGGTCACAACCTTCCAGGATCGGTATCACATGGTTCACCTTTCTACCGTTAAAGAAACATGCTATGTCAAGGAAAACTTCTTGCACCGAATATTCCAATGCATCATAGCTTATTTTGAGAGTTTTTTTAATGTCCGAGTGCAGATTCCCATCCAATGCATGATGCCACTCATCTATACTTCTACCACATAGATGAGAACCTAAAACCTTGAGAGATAAAGGAAGACCTTGAGCATGCTTTACCACAGTTTCTGCAGCTTTCACATAATCATcatccaaatttttatttctccCACCAATCCAACTAATGAAGAGATCAAGAGATTCACCAAAGTTTAATTTCTTGGCCTCGTATATAATACTAACTTGATGAGAACTTAGCAAATGCTTATCTCTTGTCGTTATGATAATTCTACTgcccaaaccaaaccaatcacAACCTCCAACTAAGTTGTTTAACTGGTCCAAATGATCCACATCATCTACAATTACAAGGACCTTTTTACGACTCAACCTTTCCTTTATCACACTGATTCCTTTATCAGCACTGGTAacctttatttcctttcctcttaGAATCtcataaagaagaagattttgTAGGTCGACTAGGCCTCCATATGGTATTGATCTTTCTCTTACATTTTCCAGAAAACAACTCCCTTCAAACACATGGGCCAGTGAGTTATAAACAGCTTTAGCAACAGTTGTCTTTCCTATTCCACCATTCCCCCATATTCCTACCATGCGAACATCTTTTCCGTCAACATTTAAAACTTTATGAAGATCTCGTACACGAGCCTCTATTCCGACTTGGTATTTTGCCACATTGATATGGGTATCATATAATACTTGTAAGGAAATCTCGTTGACAATGTTCTGTATAAATTCAGTTTCACGGCTGCCAATTTCAAGAACAaacaacatttaaataaaatgggATTTTTCTATATGTGTTTTAAAGAAGTGCTCGACTCGATACTAGTGTAAATTATGTCGTGAATCTATATAtgtaaagcaaaaggcagagaatgatgaaacattcaaaataccagaaaactGTAGAACTACAGTATTACACAGGCATATTACACGAAGCCTTGTAATCTCCTCTGTTTCTATATTACTGTGTTTCTATTAGATTGTGTGAGGCTTAGATATAAGACTAGTCTTTGGCTTTCTAGTAGATTTCTTAGTTACAATTAATACACATTACAACACTTCAATCCTATTTATTCGCAAGTTTTCCTGCAAGACCGACTTGACCAACCGTCATGTCTACGACTTGGCTCTTTCGGATTCTAAATTATTACTCTAGAGATTTCTACCAAATGTCCATCACATTTTAACAGTTAAAATAACAGATTCTGCAACCCTGGgagaaataaattgaaattaaagcAGAGCCTCCGGATCCTAAATGTATATTAAAGATAGAAATATACCGCAttcagaaaagaagaaaacataccCCTCCAAGTAATGCGACCCAGACAAGTGTGCAGCTTTTGTAAGAGCCTCCTTCCATCTCAGCACCTTCTTCATATTGTCATGGAATTTTCTTTCATCATGGTTTGTAAGTTTCTCGTCTTCGAATTTACGTTCATGGTTAGCAAGTGCCTCACCGTAACTACCTCTTTGATTCCGTACATCCGAGGGATCCACTTTGTAGAAAACTGGGCAAACCATCTGTTGCTTTGATTTTCTACACTGAATGATATGAACAAGTTCATCCAAGCACCACTTGGAGGATGCATAATTTTCAGAGAATACGACGACAGAACACCTCGATCCTTTAATTGCATCGACAAGTGTTTGTgatatttcttctcctcttgGGAGCTCATCATCTATGAAGGTTCTGATGCCCCTCTGGACCAAATTTTTGTGTAGATGGTCTGTGAAATTGTAGCGTGTGTCCTCACCTCTAAAGCTGAGAAACACATCGTGGGTCCATGAATTggtgaaagaagaagaagaagaaggggaagGAGCTCCTAATAATCGAGTGGTGTCTAGATCCATATTGTTGAAAATTGAACAGGCTGAAGGGGTTGGAAATTATAGTGATTAAGAGTCTCTGGTTGGTAATGTCAGTGGGGAGAAGAATCATGTGAGTGAAAAGTGTCTTCGTctaacaagaaaacaaatttatggttaatcattcttaaacaatttaataaagttgcggACTCAAATTATGAGTCTGCAAagttggaggaaaaaaaatataagtcttgaaaatacatgaatagttATATTTTGGAAGgtgaaaatttgagtttagccCCAACATAATTGGAGATGATAAAGAGCAAAAGTTGTTACTATTTATGCGAAATTGATAGAGAAAAGTGTTCTACACTCTGTTCTTAAGACAGTTTACGCCCCACTACGTTACTCATGGCCGCACTGGTCTGCTAAGATACAACCACCCAATTGTAACTTTTGTCATTTTACATTTCAAACTTCAATTTCAGTCTGCAATTAGACCATGGCCAGTATTAACTAGTACATGAGTCGTTAAAACACCTTGCAGTtacataaaaatttgaatgcaAACCCTTTGTGTCTAAAAACAATTCTGCactaaaaattttgaaaaaataatatcgATGCCTTTATCAACAAAATGGCCTAATTCACAGAATTTAGgtaaattttaaacaaaaattgattaaaaaaaaaaacaagagaaatgCCATCATATTTTAATCCCCACTAGATACATGCGCGCTTAGGATATTCATTCGGATATAAAATCAATAGGATCTAAAATTTGGTGTTTATCGGATTTAGGATTATAAGCTAAATTTGATAGTCTCAATACAACTTGAATTGAATTCAGTAATCTTATTATAATTCACATTGTTTGTTAGCTTGTAATATAATCACTTTAAATCACTCTAACTCACTATACAACACATTTCATTCAATTCTTTTGTGCCAAAATAATTGACTACTTGAACATCTTTTAAAAGTTTCATTACGTCAATGGTGTATAACTCAGTTGACTGAGCTCTTCCACCTCCACTCATGTAGGCAAAAGTTCGAGACACTTAGGCACctaatgaatatttgtgtaaaccaTCCCCCCAATCACTTGTACTATAAAAAAAGATTCATTACAAATTTccatgtttttcttatcatttccattattttttttaaaaatctagTTTTTATCAATATTgataatttttcataaatatatattttcaaatttttagaccacaaatatttttgaaaCCATCGATATTTAGTACCTTACTTCTTACCAAAAAACTTTCTGTAAGGATTGTATTTTGACATGTTTGTTGTTTGGCTCTTCTCTTGTATTTCACAAAACCATTGTATTAATTCTTGTTATAGACTAGAGGTTTTGTTTTCTAGATTCCAAAGCTTGACATTTGTTTTATCATTTAAGACATTTTCTTGTCATTCCACTTGCGACACCCATGCTCCCTGGTTATCTCATTCCCTAGGTTGTCAGCTCTCTGTCTACAAAAGGAATAATTCTTTCTTTATCTTTGGTGGTGGTGTCTTGAGCCGCTCCCATGCTAAAAGTCTGGAGCTTGAAAAAACAGTGTGATTTTCAAAAGCTCTATATATATTCTTCTAGACAGAGTTGCAAAAACAACTTTTTGACTCATGCATTTTTAATAGATGACTTATGCCTTCTCTCTAGATATACTCTGGACATGAAAACCGAGAGGGAATAAAACTCTGAAAAGAGTTTGCCATCAGCCAAAGTTCATACTTCTGAGGGTTATGAGAATGATTGCATTCACATAAATGCTTCCCCAAGATGACTTTAAATCTTTAATGGCTGGCTGTTTTTTCTTCACTTCAATCTTCTTTAATGTTTCAGCTAGTATATGTTACTTGAGAGTATACGATTGATAGTATACATATAACCTTCTCCATGTATACATTTACAAGATTGCGGCTGCAAaccttttctttgttgttgttatgttgaattaaaCTACATGCTTCAAGTACTTTACTTCTAGTTTATTCTTCAGGACACTTAGGTTTCATTTGTCTAGCTCAATCATTCTCTGCGATTGAGATAGATAAATCTATGAAATCATAACTCACCTCATACATCAAATTTACATACAACTAGAGCTTGGTGCTCTTGAGAGGATTTGATGCTAAGAGATAAAGAAAAGGTGCTTGTTGAAAGGTTGATTGAAGCTGCCTATAGATGATAGATTGAGCTAAgtcttctttcatttttcttgtatttcttAATGAGTGGATTGGATCTCTCCTGACTTGGTGCTCCCAGTTGTTCACCTACTTGGGTTTTCTGGGTCAACAACTCTTGTGTGTCGTTTACTTTCAGCTGTTAATTGTCTTCCCTTATTAATCACATATTGGtttgtatgtgtatgtgtatGACTTAACAGAACTTTTTAAAATTGGTAGGTCTTTGACCGGTAGCCTACTTCACTTCACCCCCCTTTGTAGGCTCTTAGAGCTTAGGGTTTGGTTTTACACGTTCCTTATTTATTGTAAAATTAATGAGACTAACTATTTAtaacaaaaatcataatttcaCTCATAATAAGCAtctgttataaaatgaactgggatatgtgaaaatattgagctgcacgtaaagtagatgaggcgcagcatttaacgaggttcggctatgcctacgtcctcggagagcagcagcagtaaccttTCACTATATAacataatagggctacaactttagtatttacaatatgtatgctcactgaattttctctctaggagaatttctctctgctctctttcctctctactcactcaccctctttcttccttctcttcctcttctctcatttcatcacacattacaagcaaatataatgcctatttataggcaaagcaaatggcttggtttggtgggtgtgtgatttggtttggtaggtgtgtggtttggtttggtgggtgtgtggtttgatttggtgggtgtgtggtttgattttgtgttgaacttgaatgttagttggctatgtgggcttcacccattcttctttacaacactcccccttggagaccacatgtccctagattggttgcctcattaaaaccttgcttggagaaaacctagtgaggtagaaaactgatggaaggaagaaagaagagtacaacaatctgtatagcatacttctggatgctccccctgattaatatctccccctgatgtcttcatgactatcttttggagtgagaatctttcagagtgagtggaggatgtagccattaataattctcgtagttgagtaagtaaatatatttccagtgagctatctctatgtaaatcataaaatttttcaGAGTCCGCGTTTCCAAcaaaacttgggctatttgtaagttcacttgaaagaATATGCCCGTACATGGTGTTATGCGgaaatagcatcaaatatacctcacatcatcccaaaatgatggtgatggagttgagccttatctgaaaatatgatgtccggtccaatatacttccggaaaatccttaaagtgtccaacggataatcctcataaaaatgcttcaatactttcttagtataagcaagaatctcgttggcataatgctcgatctttaagtcgagacaaatatttctggaactcttgagaagctttaatgtgttgcaaacacattataatcaatatactcactgaggcaatttatgtacattaacattgagtacagattttgtgcttcaggcacatgtcattcagggacttgcttcatgcaatttcaatcctttcaaggattttgtttaaagggattaaactttatgacacattatatagctttaacctagctatttatacatctttaggaaatcgcttctggcaatatgctccgtgcctttaataacctttaaagataacatgttggtctccgtaaatgtgcaataagggggcacaattgaatttgtaaatatggagaaaacccaacattccttgtttatgccaaaaacattgtgtcatacaaagtaggtatattcccttctattccgaacacccaagtataactttcagtattaacaaattttggggttcgtactgtgggtttgttctttcacgttcattctcatctataatggaattgcctcattccattttggccaatgatattgtcgacatttaataattgaacgtggttccaatcaacacagcccattgatgatttgagtagctactccaaaatcaaaatttgtcattcatcaattcatgatcccaccattctcatgtgcatgcgcatacatcaattataagcatttctttgcttttgggtacccaagccactgcagggggcttttattatgtgagaatgtggattataacctccaatggagcgttattttatagtagggcgtggataatctccatttaggagttggaacatttagaacccatatatctgtcatgctgcaggcatgccacagattaatacatacatgtcaattaatttctgggactttaacccatacaatttgctacgcattaggcgtgcacaatatcaatattgacatgtcaaaggattgtcctttcgggacttcaatccacatcatttgctacgcaacaggcatgcatcatattgatcactgctatacccatattttgttcttatgggactttaatctgtgcagtgtattatcaatgtatccaacttgcaatctgtaaaatttgcattaataattcatggatacatacaagccattcttttggaacggacttatctccccatttggttacctttcaagataaaatatcaaataagtatataagcataaaataacacaagtattgcttacatccttaggtgggagaaacttttctcaagtatcattcaagctcatatcggcccagtaaatataatgtagcgcttgatgatctagttatatcctgcaagagcaaaaatcacaattcttttgcctctgtcaaaacaaataaccctcagagttaggatcacttcatggattctttcttcagatgttcattctaaagaaataaaatcccttatgaacagagagttataaaaagaaagaaaagatacaaaaattgtgatattgattgcaaggtaaggtaagcaatcaaggaaggaagctggtgggagcagaaaacaagctctcatttctcctagtctagaaggacctcaggagattagagcataaggtcgccttcacagttccctgatgtagcggaaacgtgatcagggatagtctcgcttcctgaatggatgatcagagatagtcttgcttctcgggcatattgagtgcttactgataagaaaaacaagtagatatcgcatcactaggtatggagaaaactggatgtcttctgcaaagaaaatttcgttagtaacacatttatacacaaatacaatgaataggtagaaccggtgaatttcaaattaaccataggaaaattgcgagattctcgggatacttttgaaaaagtagctctgtgaaatccgtaaagcaagatcggctttgaaaataatacttgaaaacgccgaaagtgccgacaggcattattagaggccacgtgaagttttggactctgggaaagaaaaagataatatggggattcgagaagatattgggatcctggaaatgttgccacattttcgcctatagatattgcctttgcaaaacttgattggagcaactgcgtttcaactcaacttccttcattttctgaaactttagtttttgtaagactttcttcaaaaccttcttaaaatggcttcctcttcttcctgcccaaattatttcaatttaaatgatgctcccacaacaaccagtgacgccaaagtttggcgcccatcctttgtatcccaaaatcgtcatctcacagttaatgattctgtgatgatgaatgatgctactgctgtcatagtagctaggaatttcattactccaatggatgaaatgttgttgacagggaggtctgaggaagaggctattgatgactcaatggcttttagcattcagagtgctgcttctgtttctaacatggctgatcgtttgcgtgctagagcaaacgaggttcagaagctaacaactgaaaattcgtctcttcaaagaatgcttcatgagtctcaacaggaggttgagaaacttaaaggagagaataatgccttgttgaaactggtgagttcgtactctgttgatacactgagaaggctagacatgctgcaggtctcaaatgaaagaattttgggagaccacgagaggctcatggctaagcttaagaggcgccgtcctcttccttcagaggcttccagaacataatgtaattttatagattttacagggcctgcaccttcattgcaggtggaaaaatctatctgttatatgctcatttcctgttataataattgcgcacattcttaaacttgtacctgtggtttttacgtcttttcaaaatgacggtttggaaccttgtgccttataggttcaaataaccacatcgactctcccaaatttcatatttcaatgcatgtgagcccgtaACTTTTGGCCcgggctaaacacaaactcagaatttattcgcccttttcaaatggacatgaaatatggattgagtaaaagccacgctaatatcacaatatagtagtgaagagcattaactactatatacccacaacttcaagttcaggatctctcatatatttggatccatgggcttccggcccagatataacaaaatatgtggggagcctcaattcattatttgaggtttatattgatattatccatttcgcggtgtattcttaacaaccggaattcacaaaatatatttcttccttgaggtgatTATAacaaatcgaactttattaaattcatcattctcttatgccaaagaaatatgtggtgtaccacaatttgcaataatacctcaagggttgtccatttaactgttggaactttaggttctcaacactgttagattttgaacttcaggccaaaatcacatattctcatggtatggatatttttacaattttctgtaca
Proteins encoded:
- the LOC117638475 gene encoding disease resistance protein RPV1-like — translated: MDLDTTRLLGAPSPSSSSSSFTNSWTHDVFLSFRGEDTRYNFTDHLHKNLVQRGIRTFIDDELPRGEEISQALLDAIEGSRCSIVVFSEYYASSKWCLDELVHIIHCRKSKQRMVWPVFYKVDPSDVRSQRGSYGEALNNHERKFKEQRLSNHDESKFEDNMKKVLRWKETLTEAANLSGSHYLEGRETEFIQNIVNEISLQVLNETHINVAKYQVGIEARLRDLHKVLDVDGNDVCMVGIWGTGGIGKTTVAKAVYNSLAHVFERSCFLENVRERSIPYGGLVDLQNLLLYEILRGKEIKVTSADKGISVIKERLSRKKVLVIVDDVDHLDQLNNLVGGCDWFGLGSRIIITTRDKHLLSSHQVSIIYEAKKLNFGESLDLFISWIGGRNKNLDDDYVKAAETVVKHAQGLPLSLKVLGSHLCGRSIDEWHHALDGNLHSDIKKTLKISYDALEYSVQEVFLDIACFFNGRKVNHVIPILEGCDLKPEYAIKVLVDKALINIEQDIIGMHDLLEELGRGLVYQESPNEPGERSRLWFHEDVCRVLTEGTGTNNIKGIIAKFPTPDDICLSGDSFSKMKNLLLFINVNARFYGDHVDYLSNELRFLHWPDCPLQTLPSTFNPRKLVELYMPCSRLSQLGEGFKRLCGNLARDLTKKQNILAKEQITLFFDHLLSSQKLGFQVVFPASFEALSTLFSCRKDVKECDEACEFLIEIPPNFKCQNQGLALYADVEYLQNKRLVYDHFRTKISVNQPGMLPHFIQFDDIFRKIGSGHVIGSGHVWLCYIRFREMSYRDDQITWLQSPFVCRVNFLNLTLDSLRCKSFGVHLVMTQDDEDLSIFPEDGESESDDLEDVNERFDGDNCIDLCEDEQDSEHDYFSCEDNEDGYFY
- the LOC117637837 gene encoding disease resistance protein RPV1-like; amino-acid sequence: MDLDTTRLLGAPSPSSSSSFTNSWTHDVFLSFRGEDTRYNFTDHLHKNLVQRGIRTFIDDELPRGEEISQTLVDAIKGSRCSVVVFSENYASSKWCLDELVHIIQCRKSKQQMVCPVFYKVDPSDVRNQRGSYGEALANHERKFEDEKLTNHDERKFHDNMKKVLRWKEALTKAAHLSGSHYLEGYVFFFSECGIFLSLIYI